From the genome of Candidatus Manganitrophaceae bacterium:
CCGAGATTGATCTTTATCTTAAATTTGAGGGGGCGAACCCCACCGGCTCCTTTAAAGACCGCGGGATGACGCTCGCCATTACAAAGGCGAAAGAAGCGGGGGCCAAAGCGGTCATCTGCGCCTCGACCGGAAACACGTCGGCCTCGGCCTCGGCCTACAGCGCGCGCGGTGGGATGAAGGCTTATGTCTTGATTCCGGAGGGGAAGATCGCGCTCGGGAAACTGGCCCAGGCGATGATTCACCGCGCCACGGTTATCCAGATCGACGGCAATTTCGACGAAGCGCTGGAGCTGGTAAAACAGGTGGCGGAGAAATATCCGATCACCCTCGTCAACTCGATCAATCCTTATCGGATCGATGGGCAGAAGACGGCGGCGTTTGAAGTCTGCGATCAACTCGGCGCGGCGCCGACCTACCATTTTCTTCCGGTCGGAAATGCCGGCAACATCACCGCCTATTGGAAGGGCTATAAAGAGTATTATCAAGCCGGGAGCGTCTCATCGTTGCCGAGGATGATCGGTTTTCAGGCCGCCGGCGCCGCCCCGATTGTTCTGGGTCACATCGTCGAGAAGCCGCGCACCATCGCCACCGCCATCCGTATCGGCAACCCGGCGAGCTGGAAACTCGCGGTGGAAGCGGCCTCAGAATCGAGGGGAGAGATCAATCTGGTGACCGACGATGAAATCGTCGAGGCCTATCGAATGATCGCCGGTCTGGAGGGGGTCTTCTGCGAGCCGGCCTCCGCCGCCGGAGTGGCCGGTGTGATCAAGCTGAACAAGAGCGGTTTCTTCGGGAAGGGAGAGACGGTCGTCTGCACCCTGACCGGCCATGGGTTGAAGGACGCCGATTTTTCAATGAGTATTGCACAGAAGCCGACCACCATCAAGGCCCGCTTGGACGATGTCTTGAAGGTGTTGGGATTTTAACGCTTCTCAACTCCCGTTAGTTGAAGATGAGCGACAGTCTGCCCCCACAAACAGACTGAACCGTAGATGAAGTATATCGTTTTGGTCGCGAATGGAATGGCCGACCGCTCCCTCCCGGCGTTGGATGGGCGAACCCCCCTGGAGGCGGCGCGGACGCCCCATATTGATCTGTTGGCGGCCAGTGCGGAGATCGGACAGGTTCAAACGATCCCCGAGGGATTTATGCCGGGGAGCGATGTTGCAAATCTATCGATCCTCGGATATGATCCGCGTCAATTCTACCCGGGACGGGGCGCGCTCGAATCGGCCGGGATGGAGGTTCACCTGAACGAAGGGGATGTCGCTTTTTGCTGCAACCTGGTGACGCTTCGCGACCGTCAAAAGGAGTATGCCTTCTCGGAGCTGTCGCCTCGGGTCTTCTTGGAGGACCCTTCGGGCGGAGGCATCGAAGATGACGAGGCCCGGGAGCTGATCGACCTTCTGAATAATCTCCTCGGGAGCGACCAGATCCAGTTTTATGTCGGGAGGGGATATCGGCATCTGATGGTCTGGGCCCATGGGGCCGCGAAGGTGGAGTGCCTGCCGCCGCAGCGGCTCGTCGGCCGTGAGATCATCCCCTCTTTTCCCCGAGGGGCCGACAAGGGGATCCTAAAGAAGCTGGTCCAAAGTGTTTTCAGCATCTTGTCCGAGCACCCGATCAATGAAGCGCGGATTGCCCGCGGGGAGCGGCCGGCCAATGCCGTCTGGTTTTGGGGGCCGGGAAAAGCGCGCACACTCCCCTCCTTCTCGGAGCGCTTTGCAAAACGGGGGGCGATGGTCTCCGCGGTCGATCTGCTCCGCGGTTTGGGGCGCAGGGCGGGGATGAAAGTGATTGATCTTCCCGGCGCGGCCGGAGGAGCCGACACCCCTCATGCGGGAGAAGTCGCTGCTGCCGACGGGGCGCTCAAGGCCCATGATCTGGTTTATCTCCACTTCCAGTCTTCTGATGAGGCCCGGCCTTCCGGAGACCCCCGGATGAAGGTCGAGGCGATTGAGCGCTTCGACGCGGAAATTGTCGGCCCGCTGCTTTCCCGACTGAAGGAGCGCGGCCCCTGGCGGCTCCTCTTGCTTCCCGACCATGCGACGCTCGTTTCGACGCGCGATCCGGTTGCCGATCCGGTTCCTTTCCTCCTTTGCCGCGGACTGGAAGGGGGACGGGAGGGGCGCTCTTTTTCTGAAAAGGAGGCGGCGCGCAGTTCGATCTTCTGGTCCGAAGGGCATCGTCTGATCGATTATTTCTTGAAAGGTTAATTAAGATGAGTTTGATCGTTCAAAAATTCGGCGGAACCTCCGTCGGAAACACCGATCGGATAAAAAATGTGGCGAAACGGGTGGCGCAGGCCCGGGCGGAGGGACACGATATCGTGGTCGTCGTCTCTGCGATGAGCGGGGAGACCGACCGATTGATCGGCCTTGCGCACCAGATTGCTTCCCTTCCCGATCAGCGGGAAATGGATATGCTGATCTCCACCGGAGAGCGGGTGACGATTGCGCTGCTGGCAATGGCCCTCCAAGAGGTCGGGGTGGCGGCCCGATCGTTCACCGGACGGCAGGTCGGCATCTTAACCGACGGGGCCCACACCAATGCCCGGATCGAGCAGATCACGGCAGAGCGGTTGAGGGAAGCGTTGGCCGAGGGGAAGGTCCCGGTCGTCGCCGGTTTTCAGGGAATCAATCAACGATCGGATGTAACAACGCTGGGCCGAGGCGGCTCCGACACAACGGCGGTCGCATTGGCCGCGGCATTAAAGGCCGATCTCTGCGATATCTACACCGACGTCGACGGCGTCTACACCACCGATCCGAATATCGTTCCGAACGCACGGAAGCTGGCGCGAGTCTCCTATGAAGAGATGCTGGAGATGGCAAGCCTGGGGGCGAAGGTGCTCCAGACCCGTTCGGTCGAGTTTGCAATGAAATATCAGGTTCCGGTTCGCGTTCGCTCGAGCTTCAACGACAACGAGGGAACCCTGGTGACAAAGGAGGATCAGGAAATGGAGCAAGAGGTCGTCTCAGGGGTGACCTACGATAAAAACCAAGCCAAGGTCACCCTCCTCGGGGTGCCCGATCGGCCGGGAATCGCGTCCAAAATCTTCGGCACGCTGGCGCGGGAGAACACGGTGGTTGATATGATCATCCAAAATATCGGCCAGGGAGGAATGACCGACATCTCGTTCACCGTCCCGAAGGCCGATGCGCGGCGGGCCAAAGAAAATCTCACCAAGCTCGCCGAAGAGATGGGGGTGCAGGAGATTCAGCTGACCGAAAACATCGCCAAGGTCTCGATCGTCGGGGTCGGGATGCGCTCCCACTCGGGGGTGGCGGCGAAGATGTTCTCCAGCCTGGCCGCGGAGGGGATCAACATCATGATGATCTCCACCTCTGAAATCAAGATTTCGTGCGTCATCGACTCCAAATACACCGAGCTGGCGGTCCGGACGCTGCACGATGTGTTCGAACTAAGCAAAGCACCGCCGCAAAAAACAGAAAAGGCCAAATCAAAGCCGGCCCGGCGGACCTCAAAATAAACAGTCGTTGCAGCCGATCAAGCGACGAGATCATAACCCAGATCGAAAATCGAATAATAAAACATTTTCGAGGGCTGCAAGGACAGGAGTTTTAAATGCGAATCGTTGAAATTTATGACACGACCTTACGCGACGGAGCGCAGTCGGAGGATGTCTCCTTCTCCGTCGAGGACAAGCTCCGGATCGCCCAGAAGCTCGATGAGCTCGGCCTGCACTATATAGAAGGGGGCTGGCCGGGGGCCAACCCGAAGGACATCCTCTTCTTCGAAGAGATGAAGCGGGTCCCGCTGAAGTCGGCCAAGCTGGTCGCATTCGGCGCCACGCGGAAGTCGAAAAACAAGGTCTCCAAAGATCCGAACATCAAAGCGTTGGCCGAGGCCGGGACCGAGGTGGTCACCCTCTTCGGCAAGAGCTGGGACCTGCATGTCACCGATGCGCTGGGGATCACCCTGAAGAAGAACCTCGAGATCATCTCCGACTCCATCGCCTATCTCCGGTCTCAAGGGAAGCGGGTTTTTTACGACGCGGAGCATTTTTTCAACGGCTATGCGGCGCAGCCCGAGTATGCGTTGAAGACGCTCGATGCGGCCAAACGCGCCGGGGCGGAGTGTATTATCCTCTGCGACACCAACGGCGGGACGATGCCATGGCAGTTGCGCGAAGCGCTGGAGGTTGTTCAGCGGGAGATCGGCGGGCCGCTCGGGATTCATACCCACAACGACTCCGAGATGGCGGTGGCGAACGCCTTGACGGCGATTGAATCGGGGGTGACTCAGGTACAGGGGACGATGAACGGCTTCGGAGAGCGTTGCGGAAATGCGAATCTCTGCTCGCTGCTCCCGAATTTAAAATTGAAGATGAAGATCAACTGCATCGCCGATGAGCAGCTCAAACGGTTAAGGGAGGTCTCCCACTTCGTCAGCGAGATCGCGAACCTCCCCCACAACAAACACCAACCGTATGTCGGCGACGCCGCGTTCGCCCACAAAGGGGGGATTCATGTCCACGCCGTCCGGAAAAAGGCGGAGACCTACGAACATATCGCCCCGAGCAAGGTGGGGAATCGACAGCGGGTGTTGATCTCCGACTATGCGGGGAAGAGCAATCTGCTTGAGAAGGCGAAGGAGTTTCGGATCCATCTCGCCAGCGACAGCCCGCACCTCAAAGAAATTCTTGAAACGCTCAAAGAGCGGGAGCACCAAGGATATCAGTTCGAGGGGGCGGAAGGTTCGTTCGAGCTGATGATGAAAAAGGCGCTCGGAAAGCACAAGCGATTTTTCGATCTCGTCGGATTCCGGGTGATCGTTGAGAAGCGCAAGGAGAGCGAGGAGACCCTCTGCGAGGCGACCATTATGGTGGCGGTCGCGGGCCAGGTGGAGCATACGGCGGCGACCGGAAATGGGCCGGTCAACGCCCTCGACCATGCCCTTCGAAAAGCGCTTGAAAAATTCTATCCGGCGCTCTCCGAGGTAAAGCTGCTAGACTACAAGGTCCGTGTCTTGACTGCCAGCGACGGCACTGGATCGAAGGTCCGGGTGTTGATCGAATCGGGGGACGGCGAGCGGACCTGGGGAACGGTCGGGGTCTCCGAAAATATTATCGAAGCCAGCTGGCAGGCGCTGGTCGATAGCATCGAATATAAACTGCTCACCCCCTAAACTTCGAATTCCCCGGGGGGAAGCGTCGGGGCGGAAAAGTCAACCGGCACGGCAGGGTCACGTGAGGAAAGAACGGTACATCATCGGTTGCAGGTTGATCGTGGCTCGGCCTATAATTTAGTCAATGAGGGGAATCGCTCCATGCAGAGCTGGAATGTCAGGCTGACCACGGTTTTTTCCGTCTTTATCGGGGCGATGGTTTTTTGCGCCTCCTGCAAGAAGGCGCCGACCCACGCCCCGGTCGCCACCTCCGCCCCCGATGTCGGTTTTCAGGAGATGGAGCCGGTCGGAGAGGTCCCTGCGCGCGAGCTCCTGATCACAGAGAAAGCATTCATCCGTGTGGCGAAGCGGGTGACGCCGGCGGTCGTGAACATCAGCACCGTCCACTTCGTTCGACACCCCGACGCCTCCCAGGAGAAGGGGCTGTTTAAAGATTTTTTCGGAGAGCTCTTCAAGAACCAACCCCGGCGTGAATTTCGCCAGAGGAGCCTCGGCTCCGGATTTATCATCAGCGACCAGGGCTATATCATGACCAACCACCACGTCATCGCAGAGGCCGACAAGATTACGATTAAGCTCTCGGATCGACGGGAGTTCGTCGGGACTGTCGTCGGGAAAGATCCGAAGACCGACCTGGCGATCATCAAAATTCCGCCTCAGACCGATTTGCCGGTCGCCTCGCTCGGCGATTCGGGACACATCGAGGTCGGAGAATGGGCGATCGCCATCGGAAATCCTTTCGGACTCGACCGGACCGTCACCGTCGGGGTGATCAGCGCCACCGGGAGAACCGATCTCGGCCTGACCGATCAAGACAATTTCATCCAGACCGACGCCTCGATCAACTTCGGAAACAGCGGCGGTCCCCTCCTCAACGCAAAAGGAGAGGTCATCGGGATTAATACCGCCATCGTCGCGACCGGACAGGGAATCGGTTTTGCCATTCCGATCAACATGGCGAAGACGGTGGTGGAGGAGTGGATTGAGAAGGGAAACGTCAGCCAAGGCAGGCTTCTCGTGCATTAATTCTTCCTCTCTGGAACAAAACACTTGACATTATTGACAACCTATTGTATTTTATGGCCAATTTACGACCCCCTGGGGGGGGTTGAACTCTTCGAGAATCAATTCCGCGAGATCATCAAAGAGAGGGGCCGCGATGAGAAAAGCCGATATAGCGAATGAGGTTTTTGAGAAGCTAGGAATCTCTAAGAAGGAATCGGCCGATATTCTTGAAGTGATTCTCAATTCAATTAAAGAGGTGTTAAAAAAAGGAGAGATGGTCAAGGTTGCCGGTTTCGGCAATTTCGTTGTCCGCAACAAAAGAGCCCGCAAGGGACGAAATCCAAAGACGGGTGAGGAGATCGGGATCACCCCTCGCCGGGTGGTCACCTTTAGGCCAAGCCAGGTCTTTAAAAAATTCGTCAACCAAAACCAATAGGTGTGGGTCGATGGACAAACTCTTTTATAAGATTGGAGAGGTCAGTCAGATCACCGGACTTGAAGCATATGTCCTCCGCTTTTGGGAATCTGAATTCCCGGCCCTTCATCCGAAAAAGAGTAAAGGGAATCAACGGGTTTATACAAGGAAAGAGATCGATCTGGTTCTCCAGATTAAGCAGCTTCTTTACCAAGAAGGGTTGACCATCGCCGGTGCCAAAAAGAAGCTGGCCGGCGTGCAGGGGAAACCGAGCCCAGAGCCGAAAGAGACTCTCCTTGACGATAATACATTAGAAAAGGTAAAAAGGGAGCTTGAAGAGGTTCTGCACATCTTAAGTTAAACGGGGCGTAGCGCAGTCTGGTAGCGCACTCGCTTGGGGTGCGAGTGGTCGCTGGTTCAAATCCAGTCGCCCCGACCAACTTAGAGGTTGTGAATAAATCCTTAGACCGAGCTGGGCGGCGGAGGTGCAAGCAGGACCAACCCCAAAAAGCAGGCTTTTGGGGGACCCTA
Proteins encoded in this window:
- a CDS encoding integration host factor subunit alpha; this encodes MRKADIANEVFEKLGISKKESADILEVILNSIKEVLKKGEMVKVAGFGNFVVRNKRARKGRNPKTGEEIGITPRRVVTFRPSQVFKKFVNQNQ
- a CDS encoding MerR family transcriptional regulator produces the protein MDKLFYKIGEVSQITGLEAYVLRFWESEFPALHPKKSKGNQRVYTRKEIDLVLQIKQLLYQEGLTIAGAKKKLAGVQGKPSPEPKETLLDDNTLEKVKRELEEVLHILS
- a CDS encoding trypsin-like peptidase domain-containing protein; the encoded protein is MVFCASCKKAPTHAPVATSAPDVGFQEMEPVGEVPARELLITEKAFIRVAKRVTPAVVNISTVHFVRHPDASQEKGLFKDFFGELFKNQPRREFRQRSLGSGFIISDQGYIMTNHHVIAEADKITIKLSDRREFVGTVVGKDPKTDLAIIKIPPQTDLPVASLGDSGHIEVGEWAIAIGNPFGLDRTVTVGVISATGRTDLGLTDQDNFIQTDASINFGNSGGPLLNAKGEVIGINTAIVATGQGIGFAIPINMAKTVVEEWIEKGNVSQGRLLVH
- a CDS encoding aspartate kinase, producing the protein MSLIVQKFGGTSVGNTDRIKNVAKRVAQARAEGHDIVVVVSAMSGETDRLIGLAHQIASLPDQREMDMLISTGERVTIALLAMALQEVGVAARSFTGRQVGILTDGAHTNARIEQITAERLREALAEGKVPVVAGFQGINQRSDVTTLGRGGSDTTAVALAAALKADLCDIYTDVDGVYTTDPNIVPNARKLARVSYEEMLEMASLGAKVLQTRSVEFAMKYQVPVRVRSSFNDNEGTLVTKEDQEMEQEVVSGVTYDKNQAKVTLLGVPDRPGIASKIFGTLARENTVVDMIIQNIGQGGMTDISFTVPKADARRAKENLTKLAEEMGVQEIQLTENIAKVSIVGVGMRSHSGVAAKMFSSLAAEGINIMMISTSEIKISCVIDSKYTELAVRTLHDVFELSKAPPQKTEKAKSKPARRTSK
- a CDS encoding citramalate synthase, which produces MRIVEIYDTTLRDGAQSEDVSFSVEDKLRIAQKLDELGLHYIEGGWPGANPKDILFFEEMKRVPLKSAKLVAFGATRKSKNKVSKDPNIKALAEAGTEVVTLFGKSWDLHVTDALGITLKKNLEIISDSIAYLRSQGKRVFYDAEHFFNGYAAQPEYALKTLDAAKRAGAECIILCDTNGGTMPWQLREALEVVQREIGGPLGIHTHNDSEMAVANALTAIESGVTQVQGTMNGFGERCGNANLCSLLPNLKLKMKINCIADEQLKRLREVSHFVSEIANLPHNKHQPYVGDAAFAHKGGIHVHAVRKKAETYEHIAPSKVGNRQRVLISDYAGKSNLLEKAKEFRIHLASDSPHLKEILETLKEREHQGYQFEGAEGSFELMMKKALGKHKRFFDLVGFRVIVEKRKESEETLCEATIMVAVAGQVEHTAATGNGPVNALDHALRKALEKFYPALSEVKLLDYKVRVLTASDGTGSKVRVLIESGDGERTWGTVGVSENIIEASWQALVDSIEYKLLTP
- a CDS encoding threonine synthase gives rise to the protein MSDIPLNRRLGRAWPGIVKAYRAFLPVSDETPIITLNEGNTPLIPAPRLAAAIHAEIDLYLKFEGANPTGSFKDRGMTLAITKAKEAGAKAVICASTGNTSASASAYSARGGMKAYVLIPEGKIALGKLAQAMIHRATVIQIDGNFDEALELVKQVAEKYPITLVNSINPYRIDGQKTAAFEVCDQLGAAPTYHFLPVGNAGNITAYWKGYKEYYQAGSVSSLPRMIGFQAAGAAPIVLGHIVEKPRTIATAIRIGNPASWKLAVEAASESRGEINLVTDDEIVEAYRMIAGLEGVFCEPASAAGVAGVIKLNKSGFFGKGETVVCTLTGHGLKDADFSMSIAQKPTTIKARLDDVLKVLGF
- a CDS encoding cofactor-independent phosphoglycerate mutase; this translates as MKYIVLVANGMADRSLPALDGRTPLEAARTPHIDLLAASAEIGQVQTIPEGFMPGSDVANLSILGYDPRQFYPGRGALESAGMEVHLNEGDVAFCCNLVTLRDRQKEYAFSELSPRVFLEDPSGGGIEDDEARELIDLLNNLLGSDQIQFYVGRGYRHLMVWAHGAAKVECLPPQRLVGREIIPSFPRGADKGILKKLVQSVFSILSEHPINEARIARGERPANAVWFWGPGKARTLPSFSERFAKRGAMVSAVDLLRGLGRRAGMKVIDLPGAAGGADTPHAGEVAAADGALKAHDLVYLHFQSSDEARPSGDPRMKVEAIERFDAEIVGPLLSRLKERGPWRLLLLPDHATLVSTRDPVADPVPFLLCRGLEGGREGRSFSEKEAARSSIFWSEGHRLIDYFLKG